The Arthrobacter oryzae DNA window CTGGAGGCCCACTGACCGGTCAGGCGCAGGTTCAGGTACGCGGAAACATCGCCGATCCTGTCTGCAGAGTCCAGTGTCACCGGTTCGTGGCGGCGCAGCCAGGCAAGCTTGTAAAAGCTCGGGGTGGTGTCGGTCGGCCGGCCGGAAATCGCGTGTACCCGGTCGTTACCCAGATCCCGGACCTCGTTCTTTGCCCGGGAGTCCATCCACACCATGGCCGGCCGGATCGGCTCTTCACCGTTCAGGCAGACGAAGGTCTCACGCTGGCAGGTAATAGCCAGCGCGCGGATCCTCGTAGAGCCCAGGAGAGCAGTCACAGCCTTAATGGCCTGTTCCGTAGCCTGCCACCATTCTTCGGCGGATTGCTCGTATTCGCCAGGTGCCGGGTTACTGAGTGTGAGGTTGCCACGTCCTGTGGCGATGGTGTTGCCTTGCGCATCAACTGCGACGGCCTTGCTGGCTGTTGTGGAGCAGTCAATCGCGATGACCACCTCGTGCTGTTCAGCGGTGGTTGGGGGGAGCATGGTGAAGCCTCGCCTTCGAATGCATGTCGCTCTCGCAAAAGTAGTGACCTACATCATCACTCCAACAAACTTAACAAGTCAAGTGTTGTGTTTGTTATGTTTTTGAGGTTAGCTTGTTTCAACGAAATTCGACGAGGAGTTGAGATGGGACCTGATATTCCAAGCCGGCGCCGCGAACAGATAGCCCTGTACGTGAAGGAGGTCGGTGCGGTACGCAACGAAGAGCTGGCCGAACGATTTGGCGTCAGTCTGATGACCATTCACCGCGACCTGGACGCCCTGTCCAACGAGGGGTGGCTGGAGAAGACACGGGGCGGCGCCCGTGCCGGTGGCCTGCGTCTTCACGAGCGCAACGTGGCCCTGCGATACCGCCAAAACACCGCACAAAAACGGGCCATTGCCAGGGGCGTAATGTCCTTCCTGCGTCCGGGGATGACGATCGCGATGGAAGACTCCACGACGACAGCTGCTCTGCTGCCGTATTTCGGCAGCCTCCACCCGATGACCCTCATCACGAACTTCCTGCCCGCCATCAACGCAGCAGCCGCTGACCCCGACATCGATCTCGTGTCCCTGGGCGGGCAGTATGACCGGAATCTGGACTCGTTCGACGGCCCGGCGGTCATAGACCAGCTCGCCCTTCTGAACGCCGATGTGTCCATCCTCTCGGCCGCCTCGGTGCACAAGGGATGGCTGCTGCACCCCTCGCCGGACACGGCCCGGCGCAAGAAAATGCTTTCCGAAATCGGCGAGATGCGGATCCTCATGATCGATTCATCGAAGTTCGACCAGCGTGCGTCATACCGCGTCGGATCCATCGACGATTTCGACGTCGTCGTCACCGACAGCGGCATCTCGGAAGCACACCTGGAAGAACTTCGGCAGCTTTCCCCGGAAATCAACGTCGTCGACGTCCTCCCCGAGGACATCACCGCCCCACCTTTGCTGGGGCTTCCCAACACCTATCCCGTCAGCCAGGAGAACTAACACCATGAACACCATGCGCGCGGCAATCTTCCGCGGCCCAGGGCAGCTCGCGATCGAGGAGATCGAACGCCCAACACCCGGGCCCGGCGAAATCTCGGTCAACGTCCACGCCGCAGCCACCTGTGGAACAGACCTCAAGTCCTACCGCCGGGGCCACCCCAAGCTCTTCCCGGTCCTCCCGGCCCGATTCGGCCATGAGTTCGCCGGCGTTGTGGAAGCCGTGGGCACCGGCGTCGAAGGCTTCGAAGTCGGCCAGCGCGTCGTCGCCGCCAACACAGCACCGTGCGGGCGCTGCTGGGCGTGCACCAAGCAGCGCCCCAGCCTGTGTGAAAACCTCGAGTTCCTCAACGGTGCCTTCGCTGAGCAGGTTGTCATTCCCGCGGCAATCGTGGCACGGAACACCTTCCACCTCCCCGACTCGGTAAGCTTCGCTTCCGCGGCCCCCCTGGAGCCCCTCGCCACCGTCGTCCACGGCATGGCCGAAACCGGAATGCAGCTCGGAGACACGATCGTCGTCAACGGCTGCGGGCCCATCGGGCTCATGTTCATCAAGCTTTCCCGCCTGCGGGGAGCAAACGTGATCGCCACCGACCGTTCCGCCGTGCGCCTGCAACAGGCCAAGGAAGCCGGAGCCGGCCAGGTCCTGGACCTCACAGATCTCGCCACCACCGCTGACCGTTCTGCTGCCGTCCGCGAACTCACCGACGGCAAACGAGGAGTCGACGTCGCCATCGAGGCCGTCGGGCTCCCCGAAGTCTGGGAGCAGACCGTCGAATGCCTGCGCCCCGGCGGCACAGCCGTCCTGTTCGGCGGACCCAAAGCAGGCTCCCGCTTCTCCGTGGACGCCGTGGCAATGCACTACAGCGAGTACACACTCAAAGGCGTATTCCACCACACACCTGAATACACAAAGGTTGCCCTTGACCTCCTCAGCTCCGGAGACCTTGACGGTGAAACGCTCATCTCCGAGACGCGCCCGCTCGAAGCCCTCGTCGAGAGCCTCGAAGACATGGCCCAGGGTAAAGGTGCCAAGTACCTTCTCGACCCGGCGCTGACAGCATGAGCAACGTAATGCTGGCCGATGAGCGCCAATCCGTAGTAGACCTTGCCCAACGCATGGTTCGTGACCGGCTCGTGGTCGGAACGTCGGGGAACATCTCCCGCCGGGTCGGGGA harbors:
- a CDS encoding DeoR/GlpR family DNA-binding transcription regulator gives rise to the protein MGPDIPSRRREQIALYVKEVGAVRNEELAERFGVSLMTIHRDLDALSNEGWLEKTRGGARAGGLRLHERNVALRYRQNTAQKRAIARGVMSFLRPGMTIAMEDSTTTAALLPYFGSLHPMTLITNFLPAINAAAADPDIDLVSLGGQYDRNLDSFDGPAVIDQLALLNADVSILSAASVHKGWLLHPSPDTARRKKMLSEIGEMRILMIDSSKFDQRASYRVGSIDDFDVVVTDSGISEAHLEELRQLSPEINVVDVLPEDITAPPLLGLPNTYPVSQEN
- a CDS encoding zinc-dependent alcohol dehydrogenase; translated protein: MNTMRAAIFRGPGQLAIEEIERPTPGPGEISVNVHAAATCGTDLKSYRRGHPKLFPVLPARFGHEFAGVVEAVGTGVEGFEVGQRVVAANTAPCGRCWACTKQRPSLCENLEFLNGAFAEQVVIPAAIVARNTFHLPDSVSFASAAPLEPLATVVHGMAETGMQLGDTIVVNGCGPIGLMFIKLSRLRGANVIATDRSAVRLQQAKEAGAGQVLDLTDLATTADRSAAVRELTDGKRGVDVAIEAVGLPEVWEQTVECLRPGGTAVLFGGPKAGSRFSVDAVAMHYSEYTLKGVFHHTPEYTKVALDLLSSGDLDGETLISETRPLEALVESLEDMAQGKGAKYLLDPALTA